The following proteins come from a genomic window of Populus nigra chromosome 6, ddPopNigr1.1, whole genome shotgun sequence:
- the LOC133695758 gene encoding basic leucine zipper 43 translates to MLPGELTGIRYLTADQNLVPFPANFGMMQQSNIPSFHFNRLLSNLQNSSLPQPVYEFAPQSSSLSNNSTSDESEEHQLSIIDERKQRRMISNRESARRSRMRKQKHLDELWSQVVRLRTENHNLIDKLSHVSECHDRVLQENARLKQEASDFRQMLTDFQIGSPFTTTALRDLEEVPCNTAHLRAESSNRSITSSVDLLH, encoded by the coding sequence ATGCTTCCAGGTGAGCTCACAGGAATTCGCTATCTAACAGCTGATCAAAATCTGGTTCCATTTCCGGCTAATTTCGGCATGATGCAACAAAGCAACATACCATCCTTCCATTTCAACAGGCTCTTAAGCAACTTGCAGAATTCATCCTTACCTCAACCAGTTTATGAATTCGCTCCGCAGTCCTCGAGTCTCAGCAACAACTCAACTTCAGACGAATCCGAGGAACACCAACTGAGCATCATCGACGAAAGGAAGCAGCGGAGAATGATTTCCAATAGAGAGTCCGCCCGTAGGTCAAGGATGAGGAAACAGAAGCACCTAGACGAGCTATGGTCTCAGGTGGTTCGGTTGCGAACTGAGAACCACAATCTGATAGACAAGTTGAGTCATGTGTCTGAGTGTCATGACCGTGTTCTTCAAGAGAATGCAAGGCTCAAACAAGAAGCTTCTGATTTTCGCCAAATGCTTACTGACTTTCAAATTGGCAGTCCTTTCACTACTACTGCTTTAAGGGATCTTGAAGAGGTCCCCTGCAACACGGCCCATCTCAGAGCTGAATCCTCAAACCGATCCATCACTAGTTCCGTGGACTTGCTTCATTGA
- the LOC133695862 gene encoding phytosulfokines 1-like: protein MFDFWWHDFNAHLWRSLPLTLHPKSVSLLDTPPQLYKVANLSIAFHLSPLALPALITKMPRKLTFLMMVLFLLFSGAKSRSISASTRPESTPPETSSHIPAGSSPGESSINDEGYSCSGLESEEECLIRRSMADHTDYIYTQDISGP from the exons ATGTTTGACTTTTGGTGGCATGATTTCAATGCTCATTTATGGAGGAGCCTTCCCCTTACTCTCCATCCCAAGTCGGTCTCACTTCTCGATACACCGCCTCAATTATATAAGGTAGCAAACCTTTCCATCGCCTTCCATTTATCTCCACTAGCTCTTCCTGCCTTAATCACAAAAATGCCAAGGAAGCTCACTTTCTTAATGATGGTACTGTTTCTTTTATTCTCAGGTGCAAAATCCAGGTCTATTTCAGCCTCCACCAGGCCAGAATCCACACCGCCGGAAACATCCTCACACATTCCTGCGGGATCATCACCT GGGGAGTCAAGCATCAATGATGAAGGGTACTCATGCTCTGGGTTAGAAAGTGAAGAAGAGTGTTTGATTAGACGGTCCATGGCTGATCATACAGACTATATCTACACACAAGATATAAGTGGACCATGA